Proteins from a single region of Chryseobacterium scophthalmum:
- the ychF gene encoding redox-regulated ATPase YchF: MKCGIVGLPNVGKSTLFNCLSNAKAQSANYPFCTIEPNLGTVSVPDQRLFELEKLVNPERVLPAVVEIVDIAGLVKGASKGEGLGNQFLANIRECEAIIHVLRCFDNGNIIHVEGSVDPLRDKEIIDIELQLKDMETVGKAVDKAKKFIKSGKKEDLLTYETLQNLQKHLEDGRNAREFAMDDFAKSIIGEVQLLTNKPVLYVCNVDENSIKNGNEWIAKIDEMAKSEGAETVVLAAQIEADINELETFEEREIFLEELGLTEPGVNRLIRKAYDLLKLQTYFTAGVKEVRAWTIGQGWTAPQAAGVIHTDFEKGFIRAEVIRYNDYVTYGSEAKVKEAGKLSVEGKEYIVQDGDVMHFRFNV; the protein is encoded by the coding sequence ATGAAATGTGGAATCGTAGGCTTACCGAATGTAGGTAAATCAACTCTTTTTAACTGCTTAAGCAATGCTAAAGCACAGTCTGCCAATTATCCTTTCTGTACTATCGAGCCGAACTTAGGAACGGTTTCTGTACCGGATCAGAGATTATTTGAGCTTGAAAAACTGGTAAACCCTGAAAGAGTTTTGCCTGCTGTTGTAGAGATCGTAGATATTGCTGGTCTTGTAAAAGGAGCGAGTAAAGGAGAAGGTTTAGGAAACCAATTCTTGGCAAACATTCGTGAGTGTGAAGCGATTATTCATGTTTTAAGATGTTTTGATAACGGAAATATTATCCACGTTGAAGGTTCTGTAGATCCTTTGAGAGATAAAGAAATTATCGATATCGAGCTTCAGTTAAAAGATATGGAAACAGTGGGTAAAGCTGTTGACAAAGCAAAGAAGTTTATTAAATCTGGTAAGAAAGAAGATCTATTGACATACGAGACACTTCAAAATCTTCAGAAACATCTTGAAGACGGTAGAAATGCAAGAGAATTTGCGATGGATGATTTTGCAAAATCAATCATTGGTGAAGTTCAGCTTTTGACCAATAAACCGGTTCTTTACGTTTGTAATGTAGATGAAAATTCAATTAAAAACGGAAACGAGTGGATCGCAAAAATTGATGAAATGGCGAAAAGCGAAGGTGCTGAAACAGTAGTTTTGGCAGCTCAGATCGAAGCTGATATCAATGAACTTGAAACTTTCGAAGAAAGAGAAATTTTCTTGGAAGAATTAGGTCTTACAGAACCTGGAGTAAACCGTTTGATCAGAAAAGCTTACGATTTATTAAAGCTTCAGACGTATTTTACAGCAGGTGTAAAAGAAGTAAGAGCTTGGACAATCGGACAAGGTTGGACTGCTCCTCAAGCTGCAGGAGTAATTCACACAGATTTCGAAAAAGGTTTTATCCGTGCGGAAGTAATCAGATACAATGATTATGTAACGTATGGCTCTGAAGCAAAAGTAAAAGAAGCTGGAAAGCTTTCTGTAGAAGGTAAAGAATACATCGTTCAGGACGGTGATGTAATGCACTTCAGATTTAATGTTTAA
- a CDS encoding ferritin, giving the protein MNTNRLSPALEKALSDQMNKEIHASHTFLSYGIWADDKGYQGIANFLYRHSQEERNHSIKFMEYVLNRGGKPKVDAIPAPPADPETLSACFDGVFKHEVDNTTSIYRLVDLALEEKDWATWNFMQWFVQEQIEEETLASNLIDKLKIAGGDRATDESLFNLDSAMASAPNDVPLAQEATGNNP; this is encoded by the coding sequence ATGAATACCAACAGACTTTCACCTGCGCTGGAAAAAGCATTGAGTGACCAGATGAATAAAGAAATTCACGCTTCACACACATTTTTATCGTACGGAATTTGGGCAGATGACAAAGGTTATCAGGGAATTGCCAATTTTTTATACCGTCATTCGCAGGAGGAGAGAAATCATTCCATAAAATTTATGGAGTACGTTTTAAACAGAGGGGGAAAACCAAAAGTGGATGCAATTCCGGCTCCGCCTGCAGATCCGGAAACTTTATCGGCTTGTTTCGATGGTGTTTTTAAACATGAAGTAGACAATACAACCTCTATTTACAGGCTTGTAGATTTGGCTTTGGAAGAAAAAGACTGGGCAACATGGAACTTTATGCAATGGTTTGTTCAGGAACAGATCGAAGAAGAAACTTTAGCTTCCAATTTAATAGATAAATTAAAAATTGCCGGTGGCGATAGAGCTACAGACGAATCATTATTCAACTTAGACAGCGCAATGGCATCTGCTCCAAATGATGTTCCGCTGGCTCAGGAAGCAACAGGGAATAATCCATAA
- a CDS encoding class I SAM-dependent methyltransferase, translating into MKDLMGRAIWDYFHNENPEDLQTETSISELDELPVDYLFRDFEGMNKIEKKALKLADGKVLDIGAGAGSHSLYLQNERNLEITALDISPKSIEVCQSRGIQKAVAQNMLEFSGETFDTILLLMNGTGIFQSLKVIDIYLKKLHSLLNKNGQILIDSTDILYMFDADEDGGVYIPAEGYYGELDYIVHYKGESEDPIKWLYLDFNTLKNAAENNGFKIEKVIQDEDSYLAKLTKK; encoded by the coding sequence ATGAAAGACTTAATGGGACGTGCAATCTGGGATTATTTTCACAATGAAAATCCTGAGGATTTGCAGACTGAAACTTCAATTTCCGAACTCGATGAACTTCCGGTAGACTATCTTTTCAGAGATTTTGAAGGGATGAATAAAATTGAAAAGAAAGCTTTAAAACTAGCTGACGGAAAAGTTTTAGATATCGGAGCTGGAGCAGGTTCACATTCGTTGTATCTTCAAAATGAAAGAAATTTAGAGATTACTGCTTTAGATATTTCGCCAAAATCAATTGAGGTTTGTCAATCAAGGGGAATTCAAAAGGCGGTTGCTCAGAATATGCTTGAGTTTTCGGGAGAAACTTTTGACACGATTCTTTTGTTAATGAATGGAACCGGAATTTTTCAAAGCTTGAAAGTAATTGATATTTATCTTAAAAAGCTTCATTCTTTATTAAATAAAAACGGACAAATTTTAATTGACAGCACCGATATTCTGTATATGTTCGATGCGGATGAAGACGGTGGAGTTTACATTCCTGCAGAAGGATATTATGGTGAATTGGATTATATTGTTCATTACAAAGGGGAGTCTGAAGATCCTATCAAATGGCTGTATCTTGATTTTAATACCTTAAAAAATGCTGCTGAAAATAACGGTTTTAAAATAGAAAAAGTTATTCAGGATGAAGATTCTTATCTGGCAAAACTGACGAAGAAATAA